A stretch of Zootoca vivipara chromosome 13, rZooViv1.1, whole genome shotgun sequence DNA encodes these proteins:
- the LOC118094697 gene encoding olfactory receptor 6M1-like codes for MTFRNISKTIVTEVVLLGFSNLHQFQKPLFFLFLVMYILTLIGNTLVIVMIHVDHRLHTPMYYLLKNLSWLEIIITTTVTPKMLTLLISKENTISFVACALQGYIYFVAGSTEVLLLAAMSVDRYVAICNPLRYTAIMNSRVCMLMVLSCWLCSFFSISASMVLKAGLPFCGSNVIDHFFCDSGPLLEMICADVRFLQILDLAVSCFMLLSSVSVTTISYICIIVTVIRIPSAKGRKKAFSTCTSHITVASLYYGSSIFIYIKPAGSSSMEFNKIATVFNTVVTPLLNPIIYSFRNKTVKETLRDALRRLQAILQSEA; via the coding sequence ATGACCTTCAGAAACATCTCCAAAACCATTGTCACTGAGGTTGTCCTACTTGGCTTCTCAAATCTCCACCAGTTTCAAAAaccactcttcttcctcttccttgtcaTGTACATACTGACTTTGATTGGGAACACTTTAGTCATCGTCATGATCCATGTGGATCACCGTTTACATACACCAATGTACTATTTACTCAAGAACCTCTCCTGGTTGGAGATCATCATCACCACAACTGTCACTCCGAAGATGCTCACCCTGCTTATCTCAAAGGAAAACACCATATCTTTTGTTGCCTGTGCCTTGCAAGGATATATCTACTTTGTTGCTGGTTCCACTGAAGTCCTCCTTTTGGCTGCTATGTCAGTGGATCGCTATGTGGCTATCTGCAACCCTCTGCGGTATACTGCTATCATGAACTCCCGTGTCTGCATGCTAATGGTCCTGTCTTGTtggttgtgcagcttcttttccaTCTCTGCCTCCATGGTGCTGAAGGCAGGGCTGCCTTTCTGTGGCTCCAATGTTATTGACCACTTTTTCTGTGACAGTGGCCCTCTTTTGGAAATGATCTGTGCTGATGTTCGCTTTCTCCAGATCTTAGATTTGGCAGTTTCCTGCTTCATGCTTCTCAGCTCTGTATCTGTAACAACAATCTCTTATATCTGCATCATTGTCACAGTGATTAGGATACCCTCTGCTAAAGGCAGAAAGAAAGCCTTTAGCACATGCACTTCACATATCACTGTGGCATCACTTTATTATGGCAGCTCCATCTTCATCTATATCAAGCCAGCTGGCAGCTCTTCAATGGAATTCAACAAAATAGCCACAGTATTCAACACAGTAGTGACCCCATTGCTAAACCCTATTATTTACAGCTTCAGGAATAAGACCGTGAAGGAAACACTGAGAGATGCATTGAGAAGACTGCAGGCCATTTTGCAAAGTGAGGCCTGA